From one Solanum lycopersicum chromosome 12, SLM_r2.1 genomic stretch:
- the LOC101262297 gene encoding large ribosomal subunit protein eL13z yields MKHNNVIPNGHFKKHWQNYVRTWFNQPARKTRRRAARQKKAATIFPRPTAGSLRPIVHGQTLKYNMKVRAGRGFSLEELKAAGIPKKLAPTIGIAVDHRRRNRSLEGLQTNVQRLKTYKAKLVIFPRHAKKVKAGDSSAEELANATQVQGPYLPIVRDQPAIELVKITDEMKSFKAYGKLRIERTNARHFGARLKRAAEAEKEEKK; encoded by the exons ATGAAGCATAACAATGTTATCCCCAACGGCCACTTTAAGAAGCATTGGCAAAACTATGTGAGGACATGGTTTAACCAACCTGCTCGCAAAACAAGGAGACGTGCTG CTAGGCAGAAGAAAGCTGCAACAATCTTCCCTAGGCCAACAGCAGGATCACTCAGACCTATTGTTCATGGACAAACACTAAAATACAACATGAAAGTCAGAGCTGGCCGGGGATTCTCTCTAGAAGAGCTGAAA GCAGCTGGTATCCCCAAAAAACTTGCTCCAACTATCGGCATTGCTGTGGATCACAGGCGCAGGAACAGATCCCTTGAAGGTCTCCAGACCAACGTCCAGAGACTCAAGACATACAAAGCTAAGCTCGTTATCTTCCCAAGGCATGCTAAGAAAGTCAAG GCTGGTGATTCTAGTGCTGAGGAACTTGCTAATGCCACCCAAGTCCAGGGTCCTTACTTGCCTATTGTTAGAGATCAGCCAGCTATCGAGCTTGTGAAGATCACAGATGAAATGAAATCATTCAAAGCTTATGGCAAGCTGCGTATTGAGCGTACCAATGCTCGTCATTTTGGTGCTAGGTTGAAGAGAGCAGCTGAAGCTGAGAAGGAAGAGAAGAAATAA